The window TCCAGACGGCGGCGCCGCGCCGGGCCGGGGAGCGGGAGGGCAGCCGAGCGTGATCGAACTCCAGGGCGTCACCAAGCGCTACGAGAAGACCGTGGCCGTGGCGGGCATCGACTACCGCTTTCGGCCAGGCAAGCTGACCGGCTTCCTCGGGGG is drawn from bacterium and contains these coding sequences:
- a CDS encoding ABC transporter ATP-binding protein, yielding MIELQGVTKRYEKTVAVAGIDYRFRPGKLTGFLGG